A stretch of Metabacillus sp. FJAT-52054 DNA encodes these proteins:
- a CDS encoding glycerophosphodiester phosphodiesterase: MTLIFGHRGAAGTRPENTMISFKEAIRLGADGIELDVHLSKDHIPVVIHDETLDRTTNGSGFVKDYSADEIVRLDASWKFEEYKEEARIPLLKEVLEWASASAEPFIINIELKNNMIEYSGLEEKVINLVKQFELDERVILSSFNHSSMVLALKTEPRIETALLYTDGIYKPYDYARRAGARAIHPLMRTVKNELIDLSRENSISVRPFTVNDEKEMHMLFEWESDGFFTDYPGKAIEIKKSIK, translated from the coding sequence ATGACACTAATTTTTGGACATAGAGGTGCGGCCGGGACAAGACCGGAAAATACAATGATATCATTTAAAGAGGCGATTCGTTTAGGGGCAGATGGAATTGAACTTGATGTTCATCTTAGCAAGGATCACATACCGGTTGTCATTCATGATGAAACGCTGGATCGAACGACAAATGGTTCGGGATTTGTAAAAGACTATTCAGCTGATGAAATCGTTCGTTTAGATGCAAGCTGGAAATTTGAGGAGTATAAGGAAGAAGCGAGAATACCGCTATTAAAAGAGGTTTTGGAATGGGCTTCTGCAAGCGCTGAACCATTTATCATTAATATTGAATTAAAGAACAATATGATCGAGTATTCAGGGCTTGAGGAAAAAGTAATTAACTTGGTGAAACAATTCGAATTGGATGAGCGAGTGATTTTATCATCCTTCAATCACTCAAGTATGGTTTTAGCTCTCAAAACAGAACCCAGGATTGAGACAGCCCTGCTTTACACAGACGGTATCTACAAGCCTTACGATTATGCCAGAAGAGCAGGCGCAAGGGCCATCCATCCATTAATGAGGACTGTTAAAAATGAACTAATCGACTTATCAAGGGAAAACAGTATCTCTGTCCGTCCTTTTACCGTTAATGATGAGAAGGAAATGCACATGCTATTCGAATGGGAAAGTGACGGTTTTTTTACCGATTATCCTGGAAAAGCAATTGAAATAAAGAAATCGATAAAGTAA